In Candidatus Desulfofervidus auxilii, one genomic interval encodes:
- a CDS encoding ArsA family ATPase: protein MKRTFFFLGKGGVGKSTISASLAYYLSKKNHKIYLGSIDPAHNLYDIFALSPFKGIKQIDSSLWLEEVDIDDYLKNFLKKTETQMKQIYAYLQVFNLEKMFDLIKNAPGMEEMAIMYALKDILEKQQDMDYLIIDTPPTGLMLKIFTLPFVTKLWLERLLVWRKKILQSRQSIAHIKGKDYFGSNVAITFKEDKVLAELTLHQRTVNFLLHFFIDKKKSQFFLVINPDKLSLHEGKRIVETLNKLNIHIDLVLLNKTGITEIPPEISFFKDFPLKEIPFLKQKLDKEGLLKLASYWAKDVY from the coding sequence ATGAAAAGGACCTTTTTCTTTCTAGGCAAAGGTGGGGTAGGGAAGTCCACCATCTCTGCTAGTTTAGCTTATTATCTCAGTAAAAAAAACCATAAAATATATTTAGGTTCTATAGACCCTGCCCATAATTTATATGACATATTTGCTTTATCTCCCTTTAAAGGTATTAAACAGATAGATTCTTCTCTCTGGTTGGAAGAGGTGGACATTGATGATTATTTAAAAAACTTTTTGAAGAAAACAGAAACACAAATGAAACAGATTTATGCCTATCTTCAAGTCTTCAATTTAGAAAAGATGTTTGACTTGATTAAAAATGCACCAGGGATGGAAGAAATGGCCATAATGTATGCCTTAAAGGATATTTTAGAAAAACAGCAAGACATGGATTATTTAATAATTGATACCCCTCCTACCGGTCTTATGCTAAAAATCTTTACCTTACCATTTGTTACTAAATTATGGTTAGAAAGGCTACTTGTTTGGCGAAAAAAGATATTACAATCTCGACAGAGTATTGCCCATATAAAGGGAAAAGACTACTTTGGCTCTAATGTTGCCATTACATTTAAAGAAGATAAGGTTTTAGCAGAACTTACTCTTCACCAGAGAACAGTGAATTTTCTACTCCATTTCTTTATAGATAAGAAAAAATCCCAGTTTTTTCTGGTTATTAACCCGGATAAACTTTCTCTTCATGAGGGAAAACGTATTGTGGAAACTTTGAATAAATTAAACATTCATATAGATTTGGTGCTTTTAAATAAAACAGGTATCACAGAAATACCTCCAGAGATTTCTTTTTTCAAAGATTTTCCCTTAAAGGAAATCCCATTTTTAAAACAAAAATTAGACAAAGAAGGTCTATTGAAACTGGCCTCATATTGGGCAAAGGATGTCTATTAG
- a CDS encoding DUF4412 domain-containing protein, producing the protein METKNFLRLTGISFILVIFIFSSLVQADVYIKEKKHTDAYQVMGQTMSAKDEIIITWMTQDKARINEGKDTSMIIRLDKNAMYIIDHTRKTYKEMPIGNMHKILEQAIAKQASGEKEAEEMAEFMKGFTSAMMQMEATVTDTGERKKIKGWNCRKYILKMKMPMGISTSEIWATKDIKIDYEKYRKISTALMSKQPGFKSILKEIEKIKGFQVLNISSSRSMGANIKITHELLEIKEKSAPSGIYEIPRGYVKVRNSF; encoded by the coding sequence ATGGAAACAAAGAATTTTTTGAGGCTCACGGGAATTTCTTTCATTTTAGTAATTTTTATCTTTTCCTCCTTAGTTCAGGCCGATGTTTACATAAAAGAGAAAAAGCATACTGATGCCTATCAGGTAATGGGTCAAACTATGTCTGCCAAAGATGAAATTATCATTACCTGGATGACCCAGGATAAAGCCAGAATTAATGAGGGTAAAGATACATCAATGATTATAAGGCTGGATAAAAATGCCATGTATATAATTGACCACACTAGAAAAACTTATAAGGAAATGCCTATAGGGAATATGCATAAAATTTTAGAACAGGCTATTGCCAAACAAGCTTCTGGAGAGAAAGAGGCTGAAGAAATGGCTGAATTTATGAAGGGATTTACCTCAGCCATGATGCAAATGGAGGCTACGGTGACTGATACAGGAGAGAGGAAAAAAATCAAAGGATGGAACTGCCGAAAATATATACTTAAAATGAAAATGCCCATGGGTATTTCTACTTCAGAGATATGGGCTACAAAGGATATTAAAATTGATTATGAGAAATATCGCAAAATCAGCACAGCCTTGATGTCTAAACAACCAGGCTTTAAATCAATACTAAAGGAAATTGAAAAAATAAAGGGTTTTCAAGTATTAAATATTAGTTCCTCTCGCTCCATGGGAGCCAATATAAAAATCACTCACGAATTATTGGAAATCAAGGAAAAATCAGCACCTTCAGGAATTTATGAAATACCCAGAGGCTATGTAAAGGTAAGAAATAGTTTTTGA
- the gcvT gene encoding glycine cleavage system aminomethyltransferase GcvT: protein MSKLLLKNNHFGDKRKPMGLSSTPLLSAHKKLNAKTTTFAGWLMPLQYGSIIAEHLWTRNSCSLFDTCHMGELIVYGTLKENNLNKILPNDLEKIKVGKCSYSFMLNERGGIIDDLVIYKLEEGKWMLVVNAGTLDKDYRHLKSNIRTSVENISPQMAKLDLQGPLSREVLRKFVGTEIDKLKYYHFDYFSMLGEKIIISRTGYTGELGYELYVNCKRVKEFWNSLLTDERVKPAGLGARDTLRLEMGYPLYGQDITEETTPLEAGLERILDFRKEFVGKQALLKQKQIGISKKLVCFMTHSRRSPRQNYKLYFENQQVGFVTSGSFSPCLSCGIGMGYIKADHAQLGTKVVIKGHATEMQAVITAKPFYKNGSLKK from the coding sequence ATGTCAAAGTTATTGTTGAAAAATAACCACTTTGGTGATAAAAGGAAACCTATGGGTTTAAGCTCTACACCCTTACTCAGTGCCCATAAGAAATTAAATGCCAAAACAACCACATTTGCAGGTTGGTTAATGCCTCTCCAATATGGGAGTATAATTGCCGAACACCTTTGGACAAGAAACTCTTGTTCTCTTTTTGATACCTGCCATATGGGAGAGTTAATTGTTTATGGAACACTAAAGGAAAACAATTTAAATAAAATTTTGCCTAATGATTTAGAAAAAATAAAGGTGGGAAAGTGTTCTTATAGCTTTATGTTGAATGAAAGAGGTGGCATAATTGATGACCTGGTAATCTATAAATTAGAAGAAGGTAAATGGATGTTGGTAGTGAATGCCGGAACCTTAGATAAAGATTATAGACATCTTAAGAGTAATATTAGGACTAGTGTAGAAAATATTTCCCCCCAGATGGCCAAGCTTGATTTGCAAGGACCGCTTTCCCGCGAAGTTTTAAGAAAATTTGTAGGGACAGAGATTGACAAGCTCAAATATTATCACTTTGATTACTTTTCTATGTTAGGAGAAAAAATTATAATCAGCCGCACAGGTTATACAGGAGAGCTTGGTTATGAATTGTATGTAAACTGTAAAAGGGTAAAAGAATTTTGGAATTCTCTTTTGACAGATGAAAGGGTCAAACCTGCTGGTTTAGGAGCAAGGGATACATTGAGGTTAGAGATGGGTTATCCTCTTTATGGTCAGGATATAACTGAAGAAACTACTCCATTAGAAGCCGGTTTAGAAAGGATTTTGGATTTTCGCAAGGAATTTGTGGGTAAGCAAGCCCTTTTGAAACAAAAGCAAATAGGGATTTCCAAAAAACTGGTATGTTTTATGACCCATTCTCGCCGTTCTCCAAGGCAAAATTATAAGTTATATTTTGAGAATCAGCAAGTTGGTTTTGTCACTAGCGGGAGTTTTTCTCCTTGTTTATCCTGTGGGATTGGTATGGGCTATATAAAGGCAGACCACGCTCAACTAGGCACAAAGGTGGTTATTAAAGGACATGCTACAGAAATGCAGGCTGTTATTACTGCTAAGCCATTTTATAAAAATGGCTCTTTAAAAAAATAG
- the gcvPA gene encoding aminomethyl-transferring glycine dehydrogenase subunit GcvPA, with protein MSYIPHTPEELKQMLKVIGVSSVEELFKDIKPALRPKSFNLPEGKSEFEVKEYLQRLSQKNNPYFINFMGAGFYDHYIPAVVDTLVSRSEFYTPYTPYQPECSQGILQAMYEYQTAICNLTEMDIANASLYDGGTALFEAVMMSLRITQRDKIIVDGGVNPIYQRMLLTHTANLPIKIVRLPPNIKRADREKIYYHLDKKTAAVVLQNPNFFGSIDDHSDIVEKAHQIETLVIENVYPISLGLLKTPGAMDVDIVTAEGQSLGIPLSFGGPYLGILACKKAFLRKMPGRIVGATVDKQGKKGFVLTLQTREQHIRGYKATSNICTNAALCALRAIIFLCALGKQGFVKLAHLNYHKTEFTKKLLKDIPGVEVVNSSTFNEFTVRLKKDATSVLKQLAEKGIIGGVPLNRFYKDMKNYFLIAVTERRKKAEILKFVEALKDAINL; from the coding sequence ATGAGCTATATTCCGCATACTCCAGAAGAATTGAAACAGATGCTTAAGGTTATTGGAGTTTCTTCAGTTGAAGAGCTATTTAAAGATATAAAACCAGCACTTAGGCCAAAATCCTTTAATCTGCCAGAAGGTAAGTCTGAGTTTGAAGTTAAAGAATATTTACAAAGACTATCTCAGAAAAACAATCCCTATTTTATAAATTTTATGGGAGCAGGCTTTTATGACCATTATATACCTGCTGTGGTAGACACCTTAGTATCCAGAAGTGAGTTTTATACACCATATACTCCCTATCAGCCCGAATGCTCTCAAGGAATACTTCAGGCCATGTATGAATACCAAACAGCTATCTGTAATTTGACAGAGATGGATATAGCTAATGCCTCTCTGTATGATGGAGGCACGGCCTTATTTGAGGCAGTTATGATGTCCCTTAGAATTACCCAAAGAGATAAAATCATTGTAGATGGTGGAGTAAATCCTATTTATCAAAGAATGTTACTTACTCATACAGCCAATCTTCCCATAAAGATTGTCAGACTTCCTCCTAATATAAAAAGGGCCGATAGAGAAAAAATTTATTATCATTTAGATAAAAAAACAGCGGCTGTTGTCTTACAAAATCCCAATTTTTTTGGCAGCATTGATGACCATTCAGATATTGTAGAAAAGGCACATCAGATTGAAACCCTAGTTATAGAAAATGTGTATCCCATTTCTCTTGGACTGTTAAAGACACCTGGAGCTATGGATGTAGATATAGTAACTGCTGAAGGGCAAAGTTTGGGTATTCCTTTATCCTTTGGCGGACCCTATCTGGGGATTTTGGCTTGTAAAAAGGCATTTTTGCGAAAGATGCCTGGCCGGATTGTAGGAGCAACTGTAGATAAACAAGGCAAAAAGGGATTTGTCCTTACCCTTCAAACCCGAGAGCAACATATCAGGGGTTATAAGGCTACATCCAATATTTGCACCAATGCAGCCCTTTGTGCCTTAAGGGCCATAATCTTTCTTTGTGCTTTGGGAAAACAGGGTTTTGTGAAATTAGCTCATCTTAATTATCATAAGACTGAATTCACCAAGAAATTATTGAAAGATATCCCTGGAGTAGAAGTGGTAAATTCATCCACATTTAATGAGTTTACTGTGCGTCTTAAAAAAGATGCAACTAGTGTTCTAAAACAATTAGCAGAAAAGGGCATTATAGGGGGTGTGCCTTTAAATAGGTTTTATAAAGATATGAAAAATTATTTCTTAATTGCAGTGACCGAAAGGAGGAAAAAGGCAGAGATTTTAAAATTTGTTGAGGCATTGAAGGATGCAATTAATCTTTGA
- the gcvH gene encoding glycine cleavage system protein GcvH, with protein sequence MNIPDGLFYTKDHEWIKIEDGLGTIGITDYAQDALGDITFVELPEIGTEIKQFETFASVESVKAVSDVYAPMSGKVIKINQKLSTSPELINKSPYEQGWLVVIEIYDESEREKLMRSKDYQKYLEGLE encoded by the coding sequence ATGAATATTCCAGATGGACTTTTTTATACTAAAGACCATGAATGGATAAAAATAGAGGATGGTTTGGGCACAATAGGCATCACAGATTATGCCCAAGATGCTTTAGGTGATATTACATTTGTAGAGCTGCCAGAAATAGGGACTGAAATCAAACAATTTGAGACATTTGCTTCTGTGGAATCAGTAAAGGCAGTTTCTGATGTCTATGCCCCTATGTCAGGGAAAGTAATAAAAATAAATCAAAAACTTTCCACATCCCCTGAGCTTATTAATAAATCTCCTTATGAACAAGGTTGGTTGGTAGTGATTGAAATTTATGATGAAAGTGAAAGAGAAAAACTTATGAGGTCAAAAGACTACCAAAAATATTTAGAAGGATTGGAATGA